The nucleotide window GCCGTCTGTTGCACAGACGGCCCATCTTTTTATACTTCGTTGTGGTTGATGTGATCCGGAATGATCATCATATCAACCAGCAGCGGCTTGAGGAACGACCACTTGACGTTGTGTTCTTCATATACTTCCATCATGTCTCGGATGGCGTCCCAGCAGTTGTGGCAAGGTGTGATGACCAGTTCCGCACCAGTGGCATGGATTTGGTCCAGTTTGTTCTTCAGGCCAACGTTACGTTCTTTGCGGTACATGCCGATGCCGTTGAGGCCGCCGCCACCGCCGCAGCAGAAGTTGTGGTCGCCCTTGGGATCCATTTCGCGAAAATCTTCAGCTATGTAGCTCATGATTTCGCGGGTGGCCATGCCAAGGCCGTGGTTGCGCACATAGTTGCACGAATCCTGAAGGGTGCAGGGCATCTTGAGCTTTTTGGCAGGGTCAATCTTGATCTTGCCTGTGCGCAACATTTCTGCAACCCATTCCACATAGTGCATGAACCGCACCGGCGGATCTCCGCTTTCGCGTCCGGCCCAGTAGGGGCCTTCAACTACGGTGCCACGATGGGCGTGCCCGCATTCCGTGCCAACCACCACCTTGGGCTTGATGCGCTCAATGGCGGCGTAGATGCGTTTGACGTTCTGCGCACAGCCTTCCCAGTCGCCAGCGAACATGGTGAGAGATGTGTTCTCCCAGCCTTCGCGCGGCACTGTCCAGTTGGTGTCTGTAACGTGAAAGAGAATGGCTGCCTGAGCGATGTCTTCAGGATAGTGCTTCACTTCGCGGGCGTTAAGAATGTACATGACGTCCGCGTTTTCTTTTTCAACAGGGATTTCCAGGTCGGGCCATTCTTCCTGTTGCTCTTCGACCATCCATTCGCAGGTTTCAATCCAGTCTTCTTCGGTCACGTCCATCTGCGCTCCGTAAACGCGGTGCATGCCGGAGCCGATTTTCATTTCCCACGGGATGAAGCCGTGCTTGAACAGAATGCCGCGCAAATAGCTGAACATAACGCCCGTATCAATGCCGTGAGGGCAATAAACGGCGCAGCGGTTGCAACAGGTGCACTTGCCCCAGGCAGCGTCCATGCATTTGATCATGAACTCGGCGTCAACCTTGCCTTTGCGGCGCAGCAGCTCGCCCAGCGTAGCCTGAATCTTGTACGATGGAATCTGCGTGGGATCATTGTTGTTGGTGCGATAGAAAAAGCAGCTATCGGCACACATGGCGCAGTGCGC belongs to Desulfovibrio desulfuricans DSM 642 and includes:
- the hmcF gene encoding sulfate respiration complex iron-sulfur protein HmcF encodes the protein MSELLCTPTPVTTKEGILDLLKDKGGAQYYAQMKEMKVDQEALARDLEQTCKSRTRTWLNICAHCAMCADSCFFYRTNNNDPTQIPSYKIQATLGELLRRKGKVDAEFMIKCMDAAWGKCTCCNRCAVYCPHGIDTGVMFSYLRGILFKHGFIPWEMKIGSGMHRVYGAQMDVTEEDWIETCEWMVEEQQEEWPDLEIPVEKENADVMYILNAREVKHYPEDIAQAAILFHVTDTNWTVPREGWENTSLTMFAGDWEGCAQNVKRIYAAIERIKPKVVVGTECGHAHRGTVVEGPYWAGRESGDPPVRFMHYVEWVAEMLRTGKIKIDPAKKLKMPCTLQDSCNYVRNHGLGMATREIMSYIAEDFREMDPKGDHNFCCGGGGGLNGIGMYRKERNVGLKNKLDQIHATGAELVITPCHNCWDAIRDMMEVYEEHNVKWSFLKPLLVDMMIIPDHINHNEV